TCGGCATTTGGTGCGACCAGTCCCAGCTCCGAGTCGGTGTGCATGCTGTGCGTATTGATATTAGCCAAGCTCAGCAAGCTGAACACTTTGTCCACCACCAGTAGTCTGTGGCTTGATCACATACAACGCCGACAAGGAGCGGGCTAGAGTATTTTTACTTGCCGACTGAACCCAGAATACCCTGCAGCCCTGATATATCTCCTTCATAGAAAGAGCCGCACTGTGAGACGGCTACAAACACACCACCTGAATTACTTATAGAAGTACTACAAACCAAACCCGCCCCTTCCGTCCCATCTGCTTTCCCGTATATGAAATCTTTCATATCCACCAACCGCCATCCATCTCTAAGCAACTTAAGCCTTGCGGCTTTGGATGCCTCAGCAACGCGAATGATTGAACTTGGATAAGGAAGCTTTATCAGATCGTTATAAGGTAGATGTACTCCGTTGCCGAGCACGCGCAAGACCTCATCAAGCTCTTTTCCCACCACAATAAATGTCGGCAAGTTTTCCAGGCTTGTGTCATAAGCCGGTTGATCCTTAGGAGCCAGTTTGAGTATGGTTATATTACCTTCCTGAAAACAGCCGAAAACCTCAAGCTTGGTCTTTGGCATATTGGGTAAGCATTGCTGTTCGCTAGAGCAAGCCAGCAACGAACAAAAAGCAGCATAAATCAGCGCTAACAATCTAAGTAAAAAATTATACCTCATCATTCAATACACTCCAGATGGCTTCAAACGCCTTTCATTCTCATGACTAGGCATACCATTTGGATTCCCCCTGTTAATTATCGCACCCACAACTCTAGAGACTGCTTGGGTCGAACCTTCATCCGCACGCCTATTGATTCTCTCCCTGGCTCAATAGAATCCAGATGCATCACAAGCATTGTAATTATCTATAGCAAGCAGGTTCGGACTAGGATCTAGTGTGAATTTTCTAGACCTATACCTTTCATAATTTTTATAGTTTCGTCGCCCAGTAATTTGTAGAAAGCCTCGACCGTGAAATCTATCCCCATCTCCTGCCATCCCCCCGGCCAATGAGTTGCCAGCACCGTTGTCCGTGCCAGCCGTCATTGCTGCTATTTGATTTGGGCAACTCGCCACAATAGAGTTTTCTATACATCTTTATTCTGGATTTTTAAAAAAACTATAAAAATCACCTCTCACACCCTAATGCATCATCTTTATCACAGGTCACATATGGAGCAACCTCTTTTAGATTGTCTATATATATTTTTCCACATGACATCTGCACTTCTTTCATCTCGAGAGTTTTGGACACAACAACCCCAGCACTTTTTTTGCCTCCCCCAAACATCTCGCCATCGTAGTTGCTATAAATTTCGTACTTGTAACTTTCCACAGCGAAGCTCAACTTCGCATAAGAAACCTGATAACGAAAATAGTGATTAAATGTGAATCCCTCAAAACCAAACCCATTGCTAGGAAAAATCATTTCCTTATTGTTTTTTTTGCCGAAGCGGTATTGAATTCCCGACAGGTCACCATCAGCATATTCAGGGCATAGCGCTAGATTTTTTCCTCCTCGCATCTCGCATTGAAAAATGGCCACTTCGCTTTCGCACATTTCCTCTTGAGCGCCCCATGAACAGAAACTCCAAAGCACTAAAAACACATAAGCACTGGTTCGGATCAACATCTCAAATACCCTTAAGCAAATTATAGTTGCTCGTCATTCTGACATCATATCCATCTTGAGCAGGGCCATTGTATCTAAGTGCAAAACTCAACCAGTCTTTTTGCACAATTGCAGAAGACAGGACCGAATCAGCCTTAACGAAATTCACAAATGCTTTCAGATGGTTTTTCTCTGAACGACTAAGGTCCCGCACAAACTCCTCAACCGATAAATACCCAGCACTAGAAAAATTCTTACCCATAATCTGGAAACGCCCCCATGATGCTGATTTCAGAGCTGCGTTTGCACTCAATCGATATGCCCTGATTAATTTCCCATATTGCGCCGAGTACGTACCATAACCACCCCTACTACTAGACGATATATCAGGATTCGATGAGCCGAACTGACCGTTAGTCAACTGATGAAAATAATGCCTTTCAAAAAGTATGGCTGTAACCTCATCGTCCCCGGCCTTTGTGAAGTAACTACCTGATGACGCTGTTTCTGTAATAGCGACAGCCTTTACTGCTTCAACTTCACACCCAAGCGCATCCGCTGCTGCAATATAATCATCCTCTTCAATTATCGAGCCGTCATACAGCTCTAAAAACTCAAGTTCTACTTTCGCGCCTCCAATAAATACTTCAGGGTGCTGCTTCAAGCTACGTGCATTAGAAAAAAGACCTACTGGATGGATATACCAACATCTACCACTCTCACAGCCTACCTCTCCCCCCATTAACGCCGACCACCAACTCAAACTCTGAATCCGTTTCTTCTCTTCAGCCCAACCTTTATTGGGCTCTGACTTACTATGCCCTATTAGTTTATCCAAGGAGTCCCAGCTTTCCTTTTTGTAGTGCCACTCGCTCTGATACGTCGCAAGCATCTGCGAAATCGGTTGGGAGAACCAAGGCTTACCCAGCGCCTCCCTTATTTCATCAGGCAGTAGTTTTTTATCACCATCCTTATCAAGAATTTTGTACAGGGACTGTGTGACTGGGCCTGCTCCAGCCTTTACAACTTCAGGCTGATAAGTCGCAAGCTCTTCTTCCGTAAGTTCTTTTTGTGCCTCCAGAAAGGCAGCGTAGTGCTCAACATGGCTGACTGTTTCTTCAATGAAAGTGAAACCTTCCCACTCAAAAGGCGAATGTCGCGATAGAGCAATATCCGGCTCAGCAAACCACCCACTGATGGCGTTGCCCGAGACATCAGCAAGCATGCCTTCCAGATGCCACCAGTATGTGTAAGTGGTCAGGCCGCCCATGACCACCTGCGCCTTGATCTTCCTCTCAGAGGGTAAAGCCTCCAACACCTGCAACGGGATAATCAGGTCATAACCAATCTGGTGACCGGGGTCGGATGACTTGGGTGGAGTTGTTGCATTCATACCCGCCACATGGCTGATCAGCTTTGCGCCCTTTGAGACCTTGACCAGGGTTCTGTCCTTTGCAGGCAAGTTGGCCGCTCTGGATCGACTCTGTTGGATAAACGTCTTGACGTCTTCACAGCTAAACACTTCCAGATGCAGCAGATTCTTCGGCGCGGAGTCCGATTGATTCTGATACTTGCCCACATGCCCAAGAAGTTCGCCCGCCTTGACTTTATAAGCCGTTTTCAAAGGGACAACCTTGTCCATATCCTCCGGTCTGCTCATTGCGTCCAGAAGATCAAGAGAGACATACCCTGGCAACGCTCCTTCAACGTCTGGAACAAGAACTGGCATGGACTCACCACTGACAATTTCGAGCAACTTGCGGTATTTGCCAGAGTTTTTTTCGTCGCTGATTCTGATTTGCGTGCCTACCGGCAGAAAGCCTATTGGCCTTCCCTGGGCAAAAGCATCACGCACGATTGCGCCATTTTTCTGCTCCTGTGGAAGATCCCGGGCCTTGTCCCCCACAAAATATTGATCAGCCGAAATGCGCTGCATTTCTTCCTTGAATACCCAGCCAGTCTGCTCTGCCAGTTCGGCTACCGCCGGTATGACGTCGACCACTTCCAGCCATTTCCGAGTATCGGGTGCAGGTTTGGTGAACACCGTCGTTCCACGAGGCAATACCGTCAATATCGGCGTGTTACCACCAGAGTCGCTGCTACGAACCCTAAGCCCGAGTAGTTTGTCGGATGCTGCCGCTTTGACCTTGTAGGTGGCGTTCCAGAAGCCGGGGCGCTTGAGTGCCGGACTGGTTTGATAGCCCTGCCAATCCAGCAAATGCATGTACAGACTGAAGAAAATCAAGCTAGGACCCGCTACCAAGGCAGAAGCAGGAGTCCCTCCTGCCGTGGCAGGTGACGCGGGAGGTGCTGGGAGTTCAAGGCGGTGCCTGACCAACACAAAGCCCGTGGAAAATGGCGCTCTCTTCGAACCGTACTCGGATACCGGATAAGTCTTGTCAATTCGATACGCCACCACCTCGCCGTCAGCGATGCAACGAACTTCAGTCTTGTCTGAAACCAGTCCGCTGGCGTCGTCGAAATGCACACCACCATGCCAAAGGCCATTGGCACCTATGGGATAGAAACCATCTTCGGCCTTGGCCAAGGCCTTGTAATACTGCTGTGGATCTATCGACCGGGTCGTTCCCACTTTCAGTGGAAATACCCAGTTCTCTACTTTATCGATTGTCTTTTGGTTGCCCGATGCCTCTGTCATGACTTCGTCCTTGCCCCCTGTACCTGGGAATCTTCATCAGCCGGAGAAATTGATCAGCCGTTGTAGCTGAGCCTTGATCGGCTCTTGTAATGGATTCACCAAGGCCTTCTCCATCAAGCTCCCGGCCTTATCCTTGTCCGCCACACCGGGTAGCATCGGCGGCTCAATACCGACGCCGCTGCCTTGCCCCGCAGCGCCCCCCGCATTCACCTTGAGCAACGCCCCACTCACGCTGACGCCGCTGGCGTCGAGCTTGATAAAGCTGCCCCCGGCTTGCACCGTCAGTTCATTGGCCGCTTCGATCACCAGCTTCTGCCCCGCTTGCAGGTGAATCTCGCGGCCGGCCTGGAGCAGTTGTGCGGTGCCCAGCTTGATGTGCTGGTCGTGCGCCACGTTCAGGTGGTCGTCGGCGCGGATTTCGGTTTTGCGTTCGCCGTGAGTGGTGCGGTGTTCCTCGGCCTTGAGTTCGCTGTAGCTGTTGCCTTCAACCGTGTCGTGACGCTCGTGGCCGACGCGAATTTTCTGGTCGTGCTGGATGTTTTCATCCCAGTCGCGCTGGGCGTAGACGAAGATCTGTTCGGCGCCTTTTCTGTCTTCGACGCGCACTTCATTGAAACCGCCGCCGCCCGGCGAACTCAGGGTCTTGAAGGTGCTGCGGGTCTTGTTGGCCGGCAGTTCGTAGGGCGTCGGGTGTTCCTGGTGGTACAGGCAACCGCTGATCAGCGGCTGGTCGGGGTCGCCTTCAAGAAAGTCCACCAGCACTTCCATGCCGATGCGCGGGATGGCGAGGGCGCCATAGCGGTCGCCGGCCCAGCTGGACGCCACTCGCAGCCAGCAACTGGTCTGGTCGTCGCCCTGGCCTTCGCGGTCCCAGTGGAACTGCACCTTGACCCGGCCGTATGGATCGGTGTGGATTTCCTCTCCGGGCGGGCCGGTAACCACTGCGGTCTGACTGCCCAGGACCCGGGGTTTCGGATGGTCCAGCGCGGGGCGGAAGAATACCTCCCAGGGGGTGGCGAGGAAGCGGTTGCGGTAACCCTGTTGGAAGCCGTCTGCGGTCTCGGTGTCGCTGGTGATCGATTCCTCCAGCACCTGGGGCTGCTTGCCTTCGTGAGTCACCCGGGTCAGCAGCCACAGGTCGTTCCACTCCCCACGCGGGTGCTCGGACAATTGCAGAAAATGCCCGCTGATCAGCCGCGGTTCATCGCCCCAGCCCTCGGCCTGGCGGTAGTCGGCGCGGTGGCGTTCCAGGGCGCGCTGGCTGAGGGACTTGCCGCGCTGGCGATCGGTGAAGCGCCCGGGATAGTCGTAGTCCTCCAGGTCCGGTTCCTGGGTCTTGGCGTCGGGCTTGTAGGCAGCCTCCATTTGCAGGCGTGGCTTTTCGAAGTCGTAGTCGCGCCGGGTGATGCGGCTGGTGCGGGTTTCCAGGCGCACGTTGAAGCCCTTGATCACCGGCTCATCGGCCACCAGCCCGCTGCCCTGCACGTAGGCGGTGGGTCGCCCGAGCGTGCGGAACACGCTCTGGTTGTCGCTGAACACCAGCAAATGCGCCTCGCGGCTGTGCTGGAAGTGGTAGTGCAGGCCTTCTTCTTCGCACAGGCGCTGGATGAAGTGCAGGTCGCTTTCGTTGTACTGCACGCAGTAGTCGCGCTTGGGGCACGGGTGTTGAATCTGGAATTGGTAGGCATTGCCGAGGATGCCGTGCTCTTCGAGGATCAGGGCGATGATCTGCGGCGCCGAAAGCTGCTGGAAAATCCGCTGGTTGCTGCGGTGGCGCAGGTAATCCAGGTGCGGCAGCAGCGACAGGCTGTAGCGGCTCAGGCGCTGGCCGGCGTCGCCCTGGGCGATGCGTTGGATCAGGCCATGGATGCCATGGCCCTGGGGATCGAAGGCGAGAAAGGCCGGTTGGTGCAGCAGGGCTTCAATGTCGATCCAGGGGCGTTCGCTGACCAGTTGCAGATCGAAGCGAAACGGCTGGCTGATGGCCTCGGTGCCCTGGAACGAGAGCACCTGGAAGTCGTGCTGGATGCCTTGGATGTCCAGGCTGAAGTGGGTCTGGTCGGCCGGGCTGAACATGGGTCGCTCCTTGACGTGTTGCGGCTGATTCCATTAGCCAAAGCGCTCCCAGGCGAAGGGAACATCGTCGACTGTGGAGCCATTGCGCAAAAACGGCCCTGCAACTTAACAAGCCGCGACGCTGGAGGGGCATGGGAGCTATCTGAAATTGGCAGCTATCTGAAATTGGCAGCCATCTGGAATGCAGCCCAGACACGGGAGCCCGCCAGGACCCAGCCCCTGCACCTACCCCCTGCCCCGCTTCAACGAACGTCCCAGGCGTCGCCAGCCCAGCACCACGCCGCTGACACTGATCAGCAAACCTCCGGCGCTGAACAGGAGCATCCATACATCCCACAACGGCCGGTTGGCCAGCAGGGGCAGCCAGTCCCAGCTGTGCAACAGGGCGAACAGCCAGCGCGAGGCGCGACGCGGCTGGTCCAGTTGGCTGACCACCGCGCCAGTGTGCAGGTCCAGGTGCAGCCAGGTCTGGGCCGGGTCGTCGAAGCGCACCCGCAGCACCGGCAGGCGCTGCTGCAGATGCCCCATCATGCTGTGGGGCTCGCGGGCGTAGTAATAGAAGTCGTAGGCCGCCAGTTGCTGGACGATCATCGGCCGTTCGGGGCGGATGGCCCAGGCCGCCTGCTGCAAGGTGCCCGGGCTGAACTGGCGCAGGACCTGCCCATCGGCCATGGCCAGAATCCGTGTGCGCCCGGCGCCGTCGTAGCCGATGACGTACCCCTTGCCGCCGATCATCCGCCACTCCAGCTCCCGGGCCCGCAGGCCGTCGTCGGCAAAGCGTTGCAGGGCCTGGCTCGCGCTCAGGGGAAAGGCCGCCGGGTGCAGCGGTGCGCCCTGATAGGCGGCCAGCGACAAGGGCTGGGCGCTGCTGAAGATCTGCCACGGGTTCATCGACATCAGGCCGCTGAAAATCCAGGTGATGGCCAGCACCCCGAACAGCAGCCCGCCCAGGTGATGCCAGCGGGCAAAGCCCTGGTACGGCGAGCGCGAGCCGTTGCGATAGGTGCGGGTGAAGCGCCAGCGCAGCAGGCCCACGGCCAGGCCGAGCACGGTCATCAGGGTCGCGGCCAGGGACAGGTAGGTCACGATCGGCCCCCAGGCGCCATCGATGCCGATGCCCCGCAGCGGGTACAGCCAGTGCAGCCAGGCCCCGATCCAGTTCCAGCCGCGCTCGGTGGCGGTGGCGTCGCGCACCACCTCGCCGGTGCTGCCCGAGACATACAACAGGCGGCGCTCGGCATCAGCGGTGGCCACCCGGTACAAGGGCCGGTCGGCGTCCAGGGCCCGGGACTGGCTCCACATGTCGCCCTGTACCGCGCCGCGATCGCGCACCGCTACGCCCGGTGCGAACTGCCGGACTGCCGCCAGGGCCTCGACCCGGTCGGTGGGCAGCGCCTGCAGGCCGCTGTCGACCTCGATCGCCACCTTGCGCGGCCCCGGGTATTCGAGGATGTAACGGGGTGCGCCGGCCACCGTGGTCAGGCGGATGCTCGACGGCGCCTGTTCGGGATCGGCGGCGTGCAGCACCTGCTCCAGGTCGACGCCCCCTTCCTCCAGGACCAGCACCGGCAAATGCGCCAGACGCTCGGCGGGGGTCAGTTTGGGGTAGCCGACATACAGCATCACCA
This genomic stretch from Pseudomonas sp. Os17 harbors:
- a CDS encoding PepSY-associated TM helix domain-containing protein, which produces MKRYLYLWHRWLGIVACLFMALWFVSGVVMLYVGYPKLTPAERLAHLPVLVLEEGGVDLEQVLHAADPEQAPSSIRLTTVAGAPRYILEYPGPRKVAIEVDSGLQALPTDRVEALAAVRQFAPGVAVRDRGAVQGDMWSQSRALDADRPLYRVATADAERRLLYVSGSTGEVVRDATATERGWNWIGAWLHWLYPLRGIGIDGAWGPIVTYLSLAATLMTVLGLAVGLLRWRFTRTYRNGSRSPYQGFARWHHLGGLLFGVLAITWIFSGLMSMNPWQIFSSAQPLSLAAYQGAPLHPAAFPLSASQALQRFADDGLRARELEWRMIGGKGYVIGYDGAGRTRILAMADGQVLRQFSPGTLQQAAWAIRPERPMIVQQLAAYDFYYYAREPHSMMGHLQQRLPVLRVRFDDPAQTWLHLDLHTGAVVSQLDQPRRASRWLFALLHSWDWLPLLANRPLWDVWMLLFSAGGLLISVSGVVLGWRRLGRSLKRGRG
- the tssI gene encoding type VI secretion system Vgr family protein: MFSPADQTHFSLDIQGIQHDFQVLSFQGTEAISQPFRFDLQLVSERPWIDIEALLHQPAFLAFDPQGHGIHGLIQRIAQGDAGQRLSRYSLSLLPHLDYLRHRSNQRIFQQLSAPQIIALILEEHGILGNAYQFQIQHPCPKRDYCVQYNESDLHFIQRLCEEEGLHYHFQHSREAHLLVFSDNQSVFRTLGRPTAYVQGSGLVADEPVIKGFNVRLETRTSRITRRDYDFEKPRLQMEAAYKPDAKTQEPDLEDYDYPGRFTDRQRGKSLSQRALERHRADYRQAEGWGDEPRLISGHFLQLSEHPRGEWNDLWLLTRVTHEGKQPQVLEESITSDTETADGFQQGYRNRFLATPWEVFFRPALDHPKPRVLGSQTAVVTGPPGEEIHTDPYGRVKVQFHWDREGQGDDQTSCWLRVASSWAGDRYGALAIPRIGMEVLVDFLEGDPDQPLISGCLYHQEHPTPYELPANKTRSTFKTLSSPGGGGFNEVRVEDRKGAEQIFVYAQRDWDENIQHDQKIRVGHERHDTVEGNSYSELKAEEHRTTHGERKTEIRADDHLNVAHDQHIKLGTAQLLQAGREIHLQAGQKLVIEAANELTVQAGGSFIKLDASGVSVSGALLKVNAGGAAGQGSGVGIEPPMLPGVADKDKAGSLMEKALVNPLQEPIKAQLQRLINFSG
- a CDS encoding N-acetylmuramidase family protein — translated: MTEASGNQKTIDKVENWVFPLKVGTTRSIDPQQYYKALAKAEDGFYPIGANGLWHGGVHFDDASGLVSDKTEVRCIADGEVVAYRIDKTYPVSEYGSKRAPFSTGFVLVRHRLELPAPPASPATAGGTPASALVAGPSLIFFSLYMHLLDWQGYQTSPALKRPGFWNATYKVKAAASDKLLGLRVRSSDSGGNTPILTVLPRGTTVFTKPAPDTRKWLEVVDVIPAVAELAEQTGWVFKEEMQRISADQYFVGDKARDLPQEQKNGAIVRDAFAQGRPIGFLPVGTQIRISDEKNSGKYRKLLEIVSGESMPVLVPDVEGALPGYVSLDLLDAMSRPEDMDKVVPLKTAYKVKAGELLGHVGKYQNQSDSAPKNLLHLEVFSCEDVKTFIQQSRSRAANLPAKDRTLVKVSKGAKLISHVAGMNATTPPKSSDPGHQIGYDLIIPLQVLEALPSERKIKAQVVMGGLTTYTYWWHLEGMLADVSGNAISGWFAEPDIALSRHSPFEWEGFTFIEETVSHVEHYAAFLEAQKELTEEELATYQPEVVKAGAGPVTQSLYKILDKDGDKKLLPDEIREALGKPWFSQPISQMLATYQSEWHYKKESWDSLDKLIGHSKSEPNKGWAEEKKRIQSLSWWSALMGGEVGCESGRCWYIHPVGLFSNARSLKQHPEVFIGGAKVELEFLELYDGSIIEEDDYIAAADALGCEVEAVKAVAITETASSGSYFTKAGDDEVTAILFERHYFHQLTNGQFGSSNPDISSSSRGGYGTYSAQYGKLIRAYRLSANAALKSASWGRFQIMGKNFSSAGYLSVEEFVRDLSRSEKNHLKAFVNFVKADSVLSSAIVQKDWLSFALRYNGPAQDGYDVRMTSNYNLLKGI